One Rhodobacteraceae bacterium M385 genomic region harbors:
- a CDS encoding sulfotransferase family 2 domain-containing protein: MTRRFDAFVLFAEMRTGSNYLEDSLNNFPDINCLGEVYNPTFLGHHNTFEMYGYDMDRREQDPLGLLEAIIENGEGLPGFRLFHDHDDRVVERVLPDPRIAKVILTRNPLDSYVSRKIASATGQWRLTDMKHAKTAKIRFDTPEFGELLDALLPFQERLRQGLQKTGQVAFQVRYEDINDPEMLNGLAAFLGSEERVDATSKKLKKQNPAPLRDKVENYDEMVSALSDLDRFGLDRSPELEPERAAQVPNFVAHPTLGLLFCPIKGAPENSVLNWMGELGGVGKDALIRKMSQKQLRQWMKDNPGFRSFTVLRHPVARAYCVFNRFILPDDRPAYADPRKTLRQRYKVPMPNKAPGPDWSEAEQKAAFQGFIGFLKGNLAGQTSVRVDQAWATQTAILQGISSVMVPQAVIHEEQMKDALPALARQVGVEDVPEVVGEAMPGAHTLKSVYDGKIEQALIDTYRRDYIGFGFPRWNKRPG; this comes from the coding sequence ATGACCCGCCGTTTTGATGCTTTCGTTTTGTTTGCCGAGATGCGGACAGGTTCGAACTATCTCGAAGATAGCCTGAATAATTTCCCCGACATCAATTGTTTGGGGGAGGTTTATAATCCCACCTTCCTTGGCCATCACAACACGTTCGAGATGTATGGCTACGACATGGATAGGCGCGAACAAGACCCGTTGGGCTTGTTAGAGGCGATTATCGAAAACGGCGAAGGGCTGCCCGGCTTCCGACTGTTTCATGACCACGATGACCGCGTGGTGGAACGGGTGCTGCCCGACCCGCGCATTGCCAAGGTGATCCTCACACGAAATCCGTTGGACAGCTACGTCAGCCGCAAGATTGCCAGCGCCACGGGGCAGTGGCGTTTGACCGACATGAAGCATGCGAAGACCGCGAAGATCCGCTTCGACACGCCCGAATTCGGAGAGCTGTTAGACGCGCTTCTACCCTTCCAAGAGCGTCTGCGTCAGGGGTTGCAGAAGACCGGGCAAGTGGCGTTTCAAGTCCGCTACGAGGATATCAACGACCCCGAAATGCTGAACGGTTTGGCGGCGTTTCTGGGCTCGGAAGAACGCGTCGATGCGACCTCTAAGAAGTTGAAAAAGCAAAACCCCGCGCCCCTGCGCGATAAGGTGGAAAACTACGATGAAATGGTCAGCGCCTTAAGCGATCTGGACCGCTTCGGGCTTGATCGTTCCCCTGAGTTAGAGCCGGAGCGCGCCGCGCAGGTGCCCAACTTTGTGGCTCACCCCACCCTTGGTTTGCTGTTCTGCCCGATCAAAGGCGCGCCGGAAAATTCGGTGCTAAACTGGATGGGAGAGCTTGGCGGTGTGGGCAAAGATGCCCTGATCCGCAAAATGAGCCAGAAGCAGCTGCGCCAATGGATGAAGGATAACCCCGGGTTCCGCAGTTTCACCGTGTTGCGCCATCCGGTCGCGCGGGCCTACTGCGTGTTCAACCGGTTCATTCTGCCCGACGATCGCCCCGCCTATGCCGATCCGCGCAAGACACTACGGCAGCGCTACAAGGTGCCGATGCCGAACAAAGCCCCCGGTCCCGATTGGTCCGAGGCGGAACAGAAAGCTGCGTTCCAAGGGTTCATCGGGTTTCTGAAGGGTAATTTGGCGGGCCAGACCAGCGTGCGCGTGGATCAGGCGTGGGCGACGCAAACGGCTATTTTGCAGGGCATATCCTCGGTCATGGTGCCGCAAGCGGTGATCCATGAAGAACAGATGAAGGACGCATTGCCCGCTTTGGCCCGGCAGGTCGGTGTGGAAGATGTGCCAGAGGTTGTTGGCGAAGCGATGCCTGGGGCCCATACGCTCAAGTCTGTGTACGACGGCAAGATCGAGCAGGCGCTAATTGACACGTATCGGCGCGACTACATCGGATTTGGGTTTCCAAGGTGGAACAAGCGGCCCGGTTAA
- the ptsN gene encoding PTS IIA-like nitrogen regulatory protein PtsN: protein MDLSSLLTPEAVRVVGDVSSKKRLIQSVSEIAETLVDVPTHRIFEALQERENLGPTGVGQGIALPHARLAELDHVVGAFVRLERPIDFDAADRQPVDLVFVLLAPLESGVDHLKALALVARTLRNPTLCAKLRANNDPLALFALLTEGEATQAA from the coding sequence ATGGACCTTTCATCGTTGCTGACGCCCGAGGCTGTCAGAGTTGTTGGCGATGTCAGCAGCAAGAAGCGCTTGATCCAGTCGGTCTCTGAAATCGCGGAAACGCTGGTTGATGTGCCCACCCATCGAATCTTTGAAGCCCTGCAAGAACGCGAAAACCTTGGGCCGACCGGTGTGGGCCAAGGCATCGCCCTGCCCCATGCCCGCCTGGCTGAGCTGGATCACGTTGTGGGTGCCTTCGTGCGCCTGGAGCGACCCATCGACTTTGACGCTGCCGATCGTCAGCCGGTGGATCTGGTGTTTGTGCTTCTGGCGCCGCTGGAATCCGGTGTGGATCACCTCAAAGCTCTGGCTTTGGTCGCACGCACCCTGCGCAACCCTACCCTTTGCGCGAAATTGCGGGCCAACAACGACCCGCTCGCGCTATTCGCCCTTCTGACTGAAGGCGAGGCGACACAGGCGGCTTAA
- the raiA gene encoding ribosome-associated translation inhibitor RaiA, protein MRYQISGKQIEIGQALQTHVQDNLGSIAQKYAERPTDATVIFSKSGPEYACETTVHLSTGLTASAKAHAHEIYAAFEATADKLEKQLRRYKRRLKDHHKDRTTPIDVYGGASYILASPETEDETAEPDTLQPIIVAEMETKIPSLSVGEAVMQMEIAGAPVLVFREQGHGRVNVVYRREDGNIGWVDPETS, encoded by the coding sequence ATGCGGTATCAGATCAGCGGAAAACAGATCGAAATTGGCCAAGCTCTGCAAACCCACGTGCAGGATAATCTTGGCAGCATTGCCCAAAAATACGCCGAGCGGCCAACGGACGCGACGGTCATCTTCTCTAAATCCGGGCCGGAATATGCTTGTGAAACCACCGTCCATCTGTCGACCGGTCTGACCGCCTCTGCCAAAGCTCATGCCCATGAGATCTACGCCGCGTTTGAAGCGACCGCCGACAAACTTGAGAAGCAACTAAGGCGATACAAGAGGCGCCTAAAAGATCACCACAAAGACCGGACGACCCCCATTGATGTCTATGGCGGTGCCTCGTATATCCTCGCCTCACCGGAGACCGAGGATGAGACGGCCGAGCCTGATACGCTCCAGCCGATCATCGTGGCCGAGATGGAGACCAAGATTCCATCCCTGTCCGTCGGCGAAGCGGTGATGCAAATGGAAATCGCGGGAGCGCCAGTTCTGGTGTTTCGCGAACAGGGGCATGGCCGGGTGAACGTGGTCTACCGCCGTGAAGACGGCAACATAGGCTGGGTTGATCCAGAGACGAGTTAA
- the lptB gene encoding LPS export ABC transporter ATP-binding protein — translation MALNVTEGSAGLRVERLRKSYRKRPVIRDVTLELNRGEVVALLGPNGSGKTTSFYCIAGLITPDGGRVTIDGQDVTLFPMYRRARAGVGYLPQEMSIFRGLSVEDNIMAILEVVEPKRKKRRDRLEELLSEFSIEHLRRAPALSLSGGERRRAEIARCLASNPRYVLLDEPFAGVDPIAVGDIRALVAELKTRGIGVLITDHNVQETLAIVDRAYILHDGVIIMSGTADEVVRDENVRRVYLGQSFKIT, via the coding sequence ATGGCTTTGAACGTCACAGAAGGCTCTGCCGGGCTGCGCGTTGAGCGGTTGCGTAAAAGCTACCGCAAGCGCCCGGTGATCCGCGACGTGACGCTGGAATTGAACCGGGGCGAAGTTGTCGCCCTGCTTGGCCCCAATGGCTCGGGCAAAACCACCAGCTTTTATTGCATCGCCGGGCTTATCACGCCCGATGGCGGACGGGTCACGATTGATGGCCAAGACGTCACCCTGTTTCCCATGTATCGCCGTGCCCGCGCCGGGGTAGGCTATCTGCCGCAAGAAATGTCGATTTTTCGCGGCTTGTCAGTAGAAGACAACATCATGGCAATCCTGGAAGTGGTGGAGCCTAAGCGCAAGAAGCGGCGTGATCGGCTGGAAGAACTGCTGTCAGAATTCTCCATCGAGCACCTGCGCCGTGCGCCCGCGCTGTCGCTGTCTGGTGGCGAACGTCGGCGGGCTGAAATTGCACGATGCCTTGCCTCTAACCCGCGATATGTTCTTTTGGATGAACCTTTTGCCGGTGTGGACCCGATTGCGGTGGGCGATATCCGCGCGTTGGTGGCCGAACTCAAGACCCGTGGCATTGGTGTGCTTATCACTGACCACAACGTACAAGAGACTCTGGCCATCGTGGACCGGGCTTATATCTTGCACGACGGCGTTATCATCATGTCCGGCACCGCCGACGAGGTGGTCCGCGATGAGAACGTGCGCCGGGTCTATCTGGGCCAGTCGTTTAAAATCACCTGA
- a CDS encoding lipopolysaccharide transport periplasmic protein LptA, with translation MHRIFALLGLFLLFATPASAQVNIGFGGVSYDERQPVEVTADGLTVDQTTGEAVFTGNVIVVQGDLRMAAGAVRILYGTSGTQDVSEVIATGGVLVTRGTDAAEGAQARFEVASALLTLSGSVLVTQGQTAIAGDSMVVNMRTGNGSVDGRVRTVLGGTE, from the coding sequence ATGCACCGTATTTTTGCCCTGTTGGGCCTGTTTCTTCTTTTTGCAACGCCAGCTTCGGCGCAGGTGAACATCGGATTTGGCGGCGTCAGCTACGACGAACGCCAACCAGTGGAGGTCACAGCCGACGGCTTGACCGTGGATCAAACCACGGGCGAGGCCGTTTTCACCGGCAATGTGATCGTTGTCCAAGGGGATCTACGCATGGCCGCCGGGGCGGTTCGCATCCTGTACGGCACCTCCGGCACGCAAGATGTCAGCGAAGTCATCGCCACCGGCGGCGTTCTCGTGACCCGAGGAACGGACGCGGCCGAAGGCGCGCAAGCAAGGTTCGAGGTCGCTTCGGCCCTGTTGACCCTGTCAGGCAGCGTATTGGTGACCCAAGGCCAAACCGCCATCGCGGGCGATAGCATGGTCGTCAACATGCGCACCGGCAACGGGTCCGTTGATGGGCGGGTGCGGACCGTGCTTGGCGGCACTGAGTAA
- the lptC gene encoding LPS export ABC transporter periplasmic protein LptC — MARDNLYSKTVVWVKITLPLIALALLSSIFLLSGTPDPDAALAYTEVDVNQIEREQRVSEPRFAGVMGDGQEIVLTAQAVTTGVEATDRIRAETIDGRMDLSATDYMTIQAAFGEFDMAAQMATFTDDVVLQSSLGYRIQSETMVMALDVINMRSPTPVHATGPGIDVTADTMEVTGPQGETILRFNGAVRVLYEPQS, encoded by the coding sequence GTGGCACGCGATAACCTTTATTCCAAAACTGTGGTCTGGGTGAAAATCACCCTGCCCCTGATCGCGCTTGCCCTCTTATCCTCGATCTTTCTTCTGTCCGGCACACCCGACCCCGACGCCGCCCTCGCCTACACCGAGGTCGACGTGAACCAGATTGAGCGCGAGCAACGTGTAAGCGAGCCGCGCTTTGCTGGCGTTATGGGCGACGGCCAAGAGATCGTGTTAACCGCGCAAGCCGTCACCACGGGCGTTGAGGCCACCGATAGAATTCGCGCCGAAACCATTGACGGGCGTATGGATTTAAGCGCGACCGACTACATGACGATCCAAGCCGCGTTCGGAGAGTTCGACATGGCCGCGCAGATGGCCACATTCACCGACGATGTCGTGCTGCAATCATCCCTAGGCTACCGCATTCAAAGCGAAACCATGGTGATGGCGCTGGATGTCATCAACATGCGGTCCCCTACCCCCGTGCACGCCACCGGCCCCGGCATAGATGTGACCGCCGACACCATGGAAGTCACAGGTCCGCAAGGGGAAACAATCCTCCGTTTCAACGGCGCCGTCCGAGTGCTATATGAACCCCAAAGTTAA
- a CDS encoding ribonuclease D codes for MTNTLYQNDLPDGLQLGPIVAIDCETMGLHPHRDRLCVIQLSDGDGNAHLVQVAKGQTEAPNLCALLEDPNTLKLFHFGRFDIAAMYHAFGALTAPVYCTKIASKLVRTYTDRHGLKNLLQELLSIDISKQQQSSDWGADALTDAQVAYAASDVLYLHGVKEKLDVMLAREGRTEMAQACFDFLPMRAKLDLAGWPEMDIFSH; via the coding sequence ATGACCAACACTCTCTACCAGAACGACCTTCCCGATGGCCTGCAACTAGGCCCCATCGTCGCCATTGATTGCGAAACGATGGGCCTGCATCCGCACCGCGACCGCCTTTGCGTGATCCAATTGTCCGACGGCGACGGCAACGCGCATCTGGTGCAGGTCGCCAAAGGTCAGACCGAAGCACCCAACCTTTGCGCCCTTCTGGAAGACCCGAACACCCTGAAGCTGTTCCACTTTGGTCGCTTCGACATCGCCGCGATGTATCACGCTTTCGGTGCCCTGACGGCGCCGGTCTACTGCACCAAGATCGCCTCCAAGCTGGTACGGACCTATACGGACCGTCACGGGCTGAAGAATCTGTTGCAGGAGCTTTTGTCGATCGACATCTCGAAGCAGCAGCAATCGTCGGACTGGGGCGCGGATGCGCTGACCGACGCGCAAGTGGCCTATGCCGCCTCGGACGTGTTGTACCTGCACGGCGTGAAAGAGAAGCTGGACGTGATGCTGGCCCGCGAAGGCCGGACCGAGATGGCGCAGGCGTGTTTTGACTTTCTGCCGATGCGCGCCAAACTAGATTTGGCAGGCTGGCCCGAAATGGACATTTTCAGCCACTAA
- a CDS encoding translocation/assembly module TamB domain-containing protein → MIRFLLILCLALFPAVATAQDDDGTTLSRFLEDQLSNGDDRQVTITGFRGALSSEATLERMTISDADGVWLILEDAVLDWNRSALLSGALQVEALTAARLEVVRPPLPAEGLGLEDSEAQPFSLPELPVRVEIGTIAIEEVVLGAPVIGLPATLSVEGNVLLADGAGEAQITLDRLDGAEGQFALDASYDNATRVLDLSLLLEEAEGGLAAELLGLPGRPDIRLAIEGSGPVDEFTAQIELATDGEDRITGQVISSVGEGGDQLIVADIGGDISPLLLPDYREFFGDDVQLQAQVRQTATGETSLEALRLTSAALTLQGDVTLDARGLPMDVSLLGQITPPEGDTVRLPVGGVDAEIARAGLAIIYDRAEGDSYRLRLDLDALSVDDLAVEDTALDLQGTVGISATGLDAATSMISGTMAGLSHSDPALAQALGSRVDLDGQMSWVNGAPMILSGLNIRSGDVTLTGSASARTGEERLDLVLDLSAMASDLTRFAALSGQPLEGAVDLGLSGTAEALSGAFDLAISGTGRDLILADALPSQIFAGETLLSAQVTRDETGLSLNDLSLENAELSLTGAADLSSGDTSATTRFQLQDVGLFTALMSGPVTITADVARSGTLPFDVTATLTGPNAIRADVAGTFNADTTDFALDLDASAEGLNLGDAVPPQLFAGRTTLTATAVRDDGVLILSDLSLSNPELSLSGGASIGPDTSRADIDARLTNVGLFTDALSGPVSGTGTITRNGTDPWQLSTNLSGPGGMNAAVNGRVGLPDGSVDLTAAGQAPLALANRYIAPRSIRGTLGFNLSIEGQPGLGAVSGSLNISGARVSAPTFAVAIEDVGVSGQLSGGRLSINGNGTLSTGGQLNAQGSINLASAGLDGQISIGLRDARIVDATLYEARITSANLSVSGPLARGPQVSGTVNLGESEIRVPEASFYGSAAIPEITFTGETADQRLTRRFAGMLGTAAGSASGSVTTGLDLTINAPGRIFLRGRGIDAEFGGSLRLFGTTANMIPTGQFNLIRGRLSVLGTRLDFTEGSATLQGSFDPFLRLAATSRASGYEITISVIGAASSPEITFSSSPSLPEDEVLAQLLFGRSVSGLSPLQLLQLADAATSLAGGSTNSGFIAGLREGLGLDDLDLSTDDEGNAAVTAGRYLSDNIYTDVTINAEGDADLSLNIDLTPNITARGSVGSGGNSSIGIFFEQDY, encoded by the coding sequence TTGATCCGGTTCCTACTGATCCTTTGCCTTGCGCTTTTCCCCGCGGTTGCGACTGCACAAGATGACGATGGCACAACTTTGTCTCGGTTTCTGGAAGACCAATTGTCCAACGGTGACGACCGGCAAGTGACAATCACCGGCTTTCGAGGCGCGTTGTCGTCTGAGGCCACGTTGGAGCGGATGACGATTTCTGACGCTGATGGCGTATGGCTGATCTTGGAGGACGCCGTTCTCGATTGGAACCGCTCCGCGCTTTTGTCCGGGGCATTGCAGGTGGAGGCCTTGACCGCCGCGAGGCTGGAGGTTGTCCGCCCGCCACTACCCGCCGAAGGGCTTGGCCTTGAGGATTCCGAAGCACAGCCCTTTTCCTTGCCTGAACTGCCTGTTCGGGTCGAAATTGGCACGATTGCGATCGAAGAAGTCGTCCTTGGCGCGCCCGTTATCGGATTGCCTGCCACCCTTTCCGTGGAAGGCAACGTCTTGCTCGCCGATGGCGCGGGCGAGGCGCAGATAACCCTTGATCGCCTTGATGGGGCCGAGGGGCAATTTGCCCTTGATGCAAGCTATGACAACGCCACCCGCGTGCTGGATCTGTCGCTGTTGTTGGAAGAAGCCGAAGGCGGCCTCGCGGCCGAGCTTTTGGGGCTTCCGGGCCGCCCGGACATTCGGTTGGCGATCGAGGGGAGCGGCCCCGTTGATGAATTCACTGCCCAGATTGAGCTGGCCACAGACGGGGAAGACCGGATCACCGGGCAGGTGATTTCGTCGGTTGGGGAAGGTGGTGACCAGTTAATTGTGGCCGATATTGGCGGAGATATCTCTCCGCTATTGCTGCCTGACTACCGCGAGTTCTTTGGCGATGATGTGCAGCTTCAGGCACAGGTGCGGCAGACTGCGACGGGCGAAACCTCGCTTGAGGCGCTGCGCCTTACCTCGGCCGCGCTGACGCTCCAAGGCGATGTGACCCTGGATGCCCGTGGCTTGCCGATGGATGTATCATTGCTCGGGCAAATCACACCGCCCGAGGGCGACACGGTCCGCCTGCCTGTTGGCGGCGTTGACGCCGAAATCGCCCGCGCCGGGCTCGCTATAATCTACGATCGCGCAGAAGGGGATAGCTACCGGCTACGTCTGGACCTTGATGCTTTGTCAGTGGACGATTTGGCCGTCGAAGACACCGCGCTGGACCTTCAAGGCACCGTCGGAATTTCCGCCACCGGGCTTGATGCAGCCACTTCGATGATTAGTGGCACGATGGCGGGCCTAAGCCACAGTGACCCCGCCCTTGCGCAGGCCTTGGGCAGCCGTGTTGATCTGGACGGGCAGATGTCTTGGGTCAACGGCGCGCCGATGATCCTTTCGGGCCTAAACATCCGGTCCGGTGACGTGACCCTAACGGGCAGCGCATCGGCGCGAACGGGGGAAGAGCGTCTTGATCTGGTGCTTGATTTGTCGGCAATGGCCAGCGATCTGACCCGCTTTGCCGCGCTGTCCGGGCAACCCTTGGAAGGCGCCGTTGATCTGGGCCTGTCGGGCACTGCCGAAGCCCTGTCTGGCGCGTTTGATCTGGCGATCAGTGGCACCGGGCGGGACTTGATACTGGCCGATGCCCTGCCCTCGCAGATCTTTGCTGGCGAAACGCTGTTGTCGGCCCAAGTGACACGGGACGAAACCGGGCTGTCGCTGAACGACCTTAGTCTCGAAAATGCAGAATTGAGCCTAACCGGGGCGGCTGACCTCAGCTCGGGCGATACGTCGGCCACCACCCGATTCCAGCTTCAGGATGTGGGCCTGTTTACCGCCCTCATGTCTGGGCCTGTCACGATTACCGCCGATGTGGCCCGAAGCGGCACATTGCCCTTTGATGTAACGGCCACGCTGACCGGACCGAACGCGATCCGGGCCGATGTCGCCGGAACCTTCAACGCCGATACCACCGATTTCGCCCTTGATCTTGATGCCTCCGCCGAAGGGTTGAACCTTGGTGACGCTGTCCCGCCGCAGCTGTTCGCCGGACGCACGACGCTGACAGCCACCGCCGTACGCGACGATGGGGTCCTGATCCTTTCTGATCTGTCGCTTTCCAACCCGGAGCTTTCCCTAAGCGGGGGCGCAAGCATCGGGCCGGACACCAGCCGCGCCGACATTGACGCGCGCCTGACAAACGTTGGCCTATTCACCGATGCCCTCTCTGGTCCGGTGAGCGGCACCGGGACGATCACCCGCAATGGCACGGACCCTTGGCAATTGAGCACGAACCTGAGCGGCCCCGGCGGCATGAACGCCGCGGTGAACGGGCGCGTCGGCCTGCCCGATGGCAGCGTTGATTTGACCGCGGCTGGTCAAGCACCGCTGGCGTTGGCGAACCGCTATATCGCCCCCCGCTCGATCCGGGGCACGTTGGGGTTCAACCTGTCTATTGAAGGACAACCGGGTCTTGGGGCGGTGTCGGGCTCGCTCAACATCAGCGGCGCGCGGGTTTCTGCCCCGACCTTCGCCGTCGCGATCGAGGATGTTGGCGTCTCGGGCCAGCTTTCCGGCGGGCGACTTTCGATCAACGGAAATGGCACGCTTTCCACCGGTGGGCAACTGAATGCGCAAGGGTCGATCAACTTGGCGAGTGCGGGGCTGGACGGCCAAATCTCCATCGGCCTGCGGGACGCCCGAATCGTCGATGCGACTCTTTATGAGGCGCGGATCACCAGCGCCAACCTTAGCGTTTCCGGCCCCCTCGCGCGTGGGCCACAGGTCAGCGGCACCGTCAACCTCGGCGAATCCGAGATTCGGGTGCCGGAGGCGAGCTTCTATGGCAGCGCCGCCATCCCCGAAATCACCTTCACCGGAGAGACTGCTGATCAACGCCTGACCCGGCGGTTTGCGGGGATGCTCGGCACGGCCGCCGGTAGCGCCAGTGGAAGCGTCACCACGGGGCTTGACCTGACGATCAACGCACCGGGGCGCATCTTCTTGCGCGGGCGCGGGATAGATGCGGAATTTGGCGGCTCTTTGCGGTTGTTTGGCACCACTGCCAACATGATCCCGACCGGACAATTTAACCTGATCCGTGGACGGCTATCCGTTCTGGGGACACGGCTGGACTTCACCGAAGGATCCGCGACGCTACAAGGCAGTTTTGACCCTTTCCTGCGCCTTGCCGCCACGTCGCGCGCCAGCGGCTACGAGATCACCATCAGCGTGATTGGCGCCGCCTCCAGCCCGGAAATTACCTTCTCCTCCAGCCCGTCCCTGCCCGAAGATGAGGTGCTTGCGCAGCTTCTTTTCGGGCGCTCTGTCTCGGGCCTGTCTCCGTTGCAGCTTCTGCAATTGGCCGACGCCGCCACGTCGCTGGCGGGCGGCTCCACCAACTCTGGCTTTATCGCGGGCCTGAGAGAGGGGCTTGGCCTCGACGATCTGGATCTGAGCACCGATGATGAGGGCAACGCAGCCGTGACCGCAGGGCGCTATCTATCCGACAACATTTACACCGACGTGACCATCAACGCCGAGGGCGATGCTGATCTGTCCCTGAACATTGATCTGACCCCAAACATTACTGCCCGTGGCTCTGTCGGATCGGGGGGAAACAGCTCGATTGGCATCTTCTTCGAGCAGGACTATTGA
- a CDS encoding autotransporter assembly complex protein TamA: MGSRISTAFLCAAFALSGAAQAQDIQLNAPGLDEDLQDRLRASSLLLQETEEPRTAQDLIAAARADYGRIVAALYDVGYFTPVVRIDADGREVARISPFGAPRSINQITIRVDPGPAFQLGTAEIGPLARDTELPDEFRPGGAASTGLLQDTATAAIGGWRAVGYATAEVAGQQITARSAEAILDVRVRIAPGQVVQFGTLQPQGQDRMRDERILAIAGLPEGETFSPETLERVEERLQDTGVFSAIALQEGEVGPDGVMNIEATLVENEPRRFGFGAEISTDDGASLSAYWLHRNLFGGAERLRIEGEVSGIGSEGLEFEDIEEVEGIDASVGLRFSRPATFTPDTTAYFGIGAEYLDEPAYSLTTVGTEFGVEHNFNRRLTGSLGLGLDYYDIEDQFGERQITVLSAPVGLTWDRRDDPLDARELFYIDGTATPFITDQGSGGARVYLDGRAYVGFGEDNASRLALRGQLGSVFGGDITDIPPNFLFFSGGAGTVRGQEFQSLGATQNGLDAGGRSFAGLSTEFRQDIGDTDFGIVAFADAGFIGADAMGGNGDWHAGAGIGARYDTPFGPIRVDLATPVRGDGVGEDLFIYIGIGHAF; the protein is encoded by the coding sequence ATGGGCAGCCGAATTTCCACCGCGTTTCTATGTGCAGCTTTCGCGTTATCTGGCGCGGCGCAAGCGCAGGATATTCAGCTAAATGCCCCCGGATTGGACGAGGATTTGCAGGATCGTCTGCGGGCCTCATCACTGTTGCTTCAAGAAACGGAAGAGCCCCGCACCGCCCAAGACCTGATCGCTGCCGCTCGGGCAGATTACGGGCGCATCGTGGCTGCGCTTTATGATGTGGGTTACTTCACCCCGGTCGTGCGCATTGATGCCGATGGCCGGGAAGTGGCACGCATTTCGCCGTTTGGCGCACCAAGGTCGATCAACCAGATCACCATCCGCGTTGACCCCGGCCCGGCGTTTCAGCTTGGCACAGCCGAAATTGGCCCTCTTGCCCGCGATACTGAACTACCTGACGAATTCCGCCCCGGCGGCGCTGCTTCAACCGGATTGCTGCAAGATACGGCGACCGCTGCTATCGGCGGTTGGCGCGCGGTTGGCTATGCCACGGCCGAGGTTGCAGGTCAGCAAATCACCGCCCGCAGCGCCGAGGCGATCTTGGATGTCCGCGTGCGCATCGCGCCCGGTCAGGTCGTGCAATTCGGCACGCTGCAACCCCAAGGCCAGGACCGGATGCGCGACGAACGTATCCTTGCTATCGCGGGCCTGCCCGAGGGTGAAACATTCTCTCCAGAAACACTCGAACGCGTGGAAGAACGCTTGCAGGACACTGGCGTCTTTTCGGCCATTGCTTTGCAGGAGGGTGAGGTCGGACCCGATGGCGTGATGAACATCGAGGCAACGCTGGTGGAAAATGAGCCGCGCCGTTTCGGTTTCGGAGCCGAGATTTCCACCGATGATGGTGCCTCGTTGAGTGCCTACTGGTTGCACCGCAACCTATTTGGCGGCGCGGAACGGCTGCGGATTGAAGGGGAGGTCAGCGGCATCGGCTCGGAAGGGCTGGAGTTTGAGGATATCGAAGAGGTAGAGGGCATCGACGCCTCCGTCGGGCTCCGTTTCTCGCGGCCCGCGACGTTCACACCCGATACCACCGCCTATTTCGGGATTGGGGCCGAATATCTGGACGAACCCGCCTACTCTCTCACCACGGTGGGCACGGAATTTGGGGTTGAGCATAACTTCAACCGCCGCCTGACAGGGTCGCTTGGTCTTGGTCTGGACTACTACGATATCGAAGATCAGTTCGGCGAGCGCCAAATCACCGTCCTGTCCGCCCCTGTGGGCCTGACCTGGGACCGCCGCGATGATCCGCTGGACGCGCGGGAGCTGTTCTATATTGACGGCACAGCCACCCCCTTCATCACGGATCAAGGCAGCGGCGGCGCGCGAGTTTATCTGGATGGGCGTGCCTACGTGGGCTTTGGTGAAGACAACGCCAGCCGTCTGGCTCTACGCGGGCAGTTAGGCAGTGTTTTTGGCGGTGACATCACCGACATTCCGCCCAACTTCCTGTTCTTCTCCGGCGGCGCGGGCACCGTACGCGGGCAAGAGTTTCAGTCCCTGGGGGCCACGCAGAACGGCCTAGATGCAGGCGGGCGCAGCTTTGCCGGCCTATCCACCGAGTTCCGCCAGGACATCGGCGACACGGATTTCGGTATCGTGGCTTTCGCGGATGCGGGTTTTATCGGCGCGGATGCGATGGGCGGGAACGGCGACTGGCACGCGGGCGCAGGTATCGGGGCGCGGTATGACACGCCCTTCGGCCCGATCCGCGTGGATCTGGCAACGCCGGTGCGCGGCGACGGCGTGGGCGAAGACCTGTTCATCTACATCGGCATCGGGCACGCGTTTTGA